Proteins from one Ananas comosus cultivar F153 linkage group 5, ASM154086v1, whole genome shotgun sequence genomic window:
- the LOC109711030 gene encoding probable carboxylesterase 8, with product MDPYKFLGISLNPDGSVTRAATFPLVPASPVEGEEVAGATVLSKDVPLNPATSTSLRLFLPSAAAAANPNPKLPLIVHFHGGGFVLFGTATPFVHASCERLAAAVPAVVASVDYRLAPEHRLPAAIDDAVDALLWARSASSDPWLLRADPSRCFLMGSSAGATIALHAALRARTLDLDPLKLTGLILNQPFFGGNERTASENAMPHDKVVPLAVADLMWELALPEGSDRDHEYANPREEGLEGLPPCLVRGYKGDPLIDRQRVFAGMLGRRGVRVVARVEGEGHHGVELFRPEKAAEFVADVASFVRRCHGGDGEEEEEDDGDGAAQRRERL from the coding sequence ATGGATCCGTACAAGTTCCTCGGCATCTCCCTCAACCCCGACGGCTCCGTCACCCGCGCCGCCACCTTCCCCCTCGTCCCGGCGAGCCCCGTCGAGGGCGAGGAGGTCGCCGGCGCCACCGTCCTATCCAAGGACGTCCCCCTCAACCCCGCCACCTCCACCTCCCTCCGCCTCTtcctcccctccgccgccgccgccgcaaacCCTAACCCCAAGCTCCCCCTCATCGTCCACTTCCATGGCGGCGGCTTCGTCCTCTTCGGCACCGCGACCCCCTTCGTCCACGCCTCGTGCGagcgcctcgccgccgccgtccccgccgTCGTCGCCTCCGTGGACTACCGCCTCGCCCCCGAGCACCGCCTCCCCGCGGCCATCGACGACGCCGTGGACGCCCTCCTCTGGGCCCGCTCCGCTTCCTCCGACCCCTGGCTCCTCCGCGCCGACCCCTCCCGCTGCTTCCTCATGGGCTCCAGCGCCGGGGCCACCATCGCCCTCCACGCGGCCCTCCGCGCCAGAACCCTAGACCTAGACCCGCTCAAGCTCACCGGCCTCATCCTAAACCAACCCTTCTTCGGCGGAAACGAGCGCACCGCGTCCGAGAACGCCATGCCCCACGACAAGGTCGTCCCGCTGGCGGTGGCGGATCTCATGTGGGAGCTCGCGCTCCCGGAGGGCTCCGATCGCGACCACGAGTACGCCAACCCTAGGGAGGAGGGGCTCGAGGGGCTACCCCCGTGCCTCGTGAGGGGGTACAAGGGGGACCCGCTCATAGATAGGCAGAGGGTGTTCGCGGGAATGCTCGGGAGGAGAGGGGTGAGGGTGGTGGCGCGCGTGGAGGGGGAGGGGCACCATGGGGTCGAGCTCTTCCGTCCGGAGAAGGCCGCGGagttcgtcgccgacgtcgcgagCTTCGTCCGCCGCTGCCATGGCGGAgacggggaggaggaggaggaagacgatGGTGATGGCGCCGCACAGCGTCGGGAGagattataa